Within Epilithonimonas zeae, the genomic segment CTGTTTGATAGCCTATTTTATATAATTTTCAGAAGAAATTAGAAAATCTCTCTCCCTGAAAAATGGAATTGAGCTTCGATAATAGCATTCTCGTCAGAGTCAGAACCGTGAACAGCATTTTCTCCGATGCTTCTTGCGAAAAGTTTTCTGATAGTTCCTTCAGCCGCTTCAGCAGGGTTTGTAGCACCAATTGTAGTTCTGAAATCTTCTACCGCATTATCTTTCTCAAGAACCGCAGCTACGATAGGTCCAGAAGACATAAAGTCCACTAGTTCTCCATAGAATGGTCTTTCAGCGTGTACTTCATAGAATTTTTTTGCATCAGCAACCGTAAGTTGCGTCAATTTCAAAGCTTTGATTTTAAAACCAGCCTCACTGATTTTTCCAAGAATCGCACCAATGTGGCCATCTGCAACTGCATCTGGCTTAATCATGGTAAATGTGATTTTTCCTGACATTTATTTTAATTTTATTTTAAAGTGTTGCAAATTTACAATATTTTTTCCTTAGATTTGTCCTCGGAAATTCTTTTCTGGGAAACACAATTATTTGGCACAGTATTTGTAACAATTAATTTGATTCTCATGTTTAATTTGAGTTTTCATGGTTATTAGTTTTTACCCCAACCTCGGTTGGGGTTTTTTGTTTTTAGTAGTTATTTGAAGTAATAAAAAAACCGCCAAACAAGTTATTTGTTTGACGGTTTTTTTTTGATTTATATCAACTTGATTTTTGTCACGCAATCCAATCAGCGAATTGCAGCAGCCCGGCTTGAGCGGAAATCCTTTTTTGCTTCTACTTGATTTCTATTTAATCTGAAATCTTCTGCAAAAAAGATTGACTACGTCGAACCACTTCGTTAGGTTTGGGAGCGGAAGACGGATAAAGCTGCCCAAAATTTAATCACCTTGGTCAACAAAGGCTAATTCATCTGGATTTTTCACTGGGTATTTCTCTGTAAAACATCCGAAACAATGATTAGGTGAACCTAAAATTTGAATCAAATTGTCGACACTTAGAAATTCTAAACTGTCAACATCCAGATATTTCCTAAGTTCTTCTTTGTTCATATTAGCTGAAATCAAATCGTCTTTTGTCGGCGTATCAATTCCCAAAAAGCAAGGCGCAATAATTGGAGGAGATACACTTCTGAAGTGAATTTCTTTTACACCTGCATTTTTCAGAATTTTCACGAGACGTTTAGAAGTGGTTCCACGAACGATAGAATCATCAATAATCACCACTCTTTTATCCTTCATCTCGGAAACGATTGGATTGAGTTTCAGATTTACAAAATGCTCTCTCATCTCTTGTGAAGGAATGATGAACGAACGTCCAATGTAACGGTTCTTAATCAAAACCGGCCTGAAAGGAATGCCGGAAGCCTTGGAAAAGCCAATCGCAGCAGGAACTCCAGAATCCGGAACTCCAATCACAATATCTGCATCCACAGGCGCTTGTTCCCAAATCTTCATCCCAGATTTTTCGCGAACTTCGTGAACATTGATGCCTTCTAATGTAGAATCTGGTCTTGCGAAATAAATATATTCGAAAGCACAGATTTTATTAACACAATCGTCCTTAACCAAATAAGATTGCAAACCCTCTTCGTTATCGCTTGTGTAAACGATTTCGCCAGGTAAAATATCACGCACATATTGCGCTCCTACTCCATCCAGCGCACAACTTTCAGATGCTACAACAAAGGTATTTTCGTCAATTGCACCTAAAACCAAAGGTCGGATTCCGTTGAAATCTCTGAACGCAAAGAATTTGTTTCTTGTAATCCCAACCACAGAATAGGCACCTTCGATTTTTTCCATCGTCGCTTTGATGGCGCCACGAAGTCCAAGATCCAGATTTTTCTGAATTAATCTTAGAATTACCTCGGTGTCAGAAGTTGCACGGAAAACTACGCCTTCATCTTCTAATTCTTTTCGAAGTTGTTTTGCATTGGTCAAATTTCCATTATGAGCAATAGAGAGTATGATTTGGTCATATTCATTCTTGGCAAAAAAAGGCTGGAAATTATATTTCTTTTTATCTCCCGCAGTCGTATATCTGGTGTGACCAATTACTGTACTTCCCATAAATTTTTCCGGCTCTTCTATCGACTTGAAAACGTCTAAAACTAAACCTTCATCTTTTACAGAAAGGATTTTCCCATTATTCCCTACAGCAATTCCGCAAGCTTCCTGACCACGATGTTGCAGTGCAAAAAGTCCGAATTGGGAAAGCGAAAATGTATCCTGTGTTTCTGTAGAATGTAATCCGAAAACGCCACATTCTTCTTCCATTTTGTCGAAAGGATAATGTTCATCCTTTTCTTCTTTGGAAAGATGTTTAGTGTCTTCGAATTCCTCATAGCGATTTTGAAATGCGTATTTCGGTAACGTGCTATATTTTTGAAATTCTAAATCCATTTTTATTTAATCTCGGATTTTTATTTTTCTAAAGCGGTTTGTAATCTGTTGTAAATCTCAACATAAGCTTCTGTGATTTCGCCCAGATCTCTTCGGAATCTGTCTTTGTCAAGCTTTTTCATTGTATCCTTGTCCCAAAGTCTGCAAGTGTCCGGAGAAATCTCGTCTGCCAAAACAATTTTGCCATCGGAAGTTTTTCCTAATTCTATTTTGAAATCTACAAGAATAACATTAGCTCTGTCAAATAAAGCAATCAATAATTGATTAATCTTATCTGTCAACGCATACATTTCATTCAGTTCTTCATAAGTTGCTGCACCAAGAAAAACCGCATGATGGTCATTAATCAACGGGTCACCTAATTCATCTTTTTTATAGCAAAGATCAAAAATAGTGACAGGGGATTTCAAACCTTCTTCCACGCCTAATCTCTGAGCCATACTTCCCGCAACATAGTTACGAACAACCATTTCCAAAGGAATAATGTCTACTTTTTTTACCAACTGCTCTCTGTCATCCAATTTTGAAATGAAGTGTGTTGGGATTCCGTTTTCGATAAGATAACCAAATATTAGTGTAGAGATCGCATTATTCAGTTCGCCCTTTCTATCGAACTGTCCGCGTTTTTGTGCATTGAAAGCCGTAGCATCATCTTTGTAACGTACAACGACTTCGTCAGGTTTATCGGTAGCAAAAACCTGTTTAGCTTTACCTTCGTAAAGCATTTCTTTCTTTTGACTCATAATTACTTTCATTTTGTTAAACGGAATTTGCCACGAAGCAATTTCCATTTAAACTTTTTTACTATTAGATTTATGCACAAATTTACGAATTTTATATTTCTTTTTTATAAAATTATAAATTCAGTAATAATTATTGATTAGCAAACACTTGTTGGATATTAATCTTGATAAAAGGAAAACCTTAAATCTAATCTATGACAGAAACTTTTGGACAAAAAGTGATTGATTTTAATCTCAATCTAAAATATTCCGGTTTACTTCCAGACGGATTTCAAGTTTTAAATCCTTACTTGGATAATCCCGAAACTCTGCAGGTGATGCAACAATTTTATCACAAATATTATAATGATTCGGAGATTAGGAAATTCGTCATCGGAATCAACCCAAGCAGGCACGGCGCTGGCGTCACTGGAGTTCCTTTCACAGATACGAAACGGTTGAAAGATATTTGTGGAATTGAAATGAAATCGGCTTACACGCACGAGATTTCGTCGGTCTTTATTTATGATATGATTGAAGCTTTCGGAGGTGCGAAACTTTTCTATCAAAACTTTTACATCAACTCTCCCTTTCCTTTAGCAATCATCAGAAAAACTAAGGAGAACAAATGGATTAACGCCAATTATTACGATGATAAAACGCTCTTCGCAATGGTAAAAGATTTCATGATCGATTCTCTAAAAAAGCATATCAGTTTAGGAATTGATACTTCGAAAGTTTTTGTCTTGGGAAAGAAAAATGCAGATTTTATCCATAAATTAAATTACGAAGCAAAATTATTTGACGAATTGAAAATACTGGAGCACCCAAGGTTTATCCAACAATACAAGTCTAAAGAAAAGCAATTGTATATTGACAAGTACATTCTTACTCTTAACAATCTTGAAAAATAAAAGCATTTCAAATAAGAAATGCTTTTTAAATTTATTCTAAAATGAATCTACCTCTTAATAAACTTCACCGATTTTCCGTCGATATTCAATATGTAAGTATTTGGAAGTAAAGACTGAACGTCAATCGATTTTTGGTTAACGAAAGGACTACTGATTTCCTTTATAAGTTTACCAGAAAGGTCATAGATTTTTGCCGATTTTGCCTTGCTGATTTCGCCATTGACATTAAGCTGATTACCAACCGGATTTGGATAAATATTGAAATCGAAAGTTCTATTCGCAATATCATTAATTCCCAAAACGCCTAAGCCTTGACAATAATCGGACGCATAACTTAACCATTCATTCATATCAAAAGTAGCCGTTGGATTGGTGATTTCTGACTTTCTATAAAGCGATTTGTTGGCATTAGAATTATCCTGACCTTTGACACCAATTGCATCAATTGTGGTTGACTTATAGGATAAATCCACATAATTACTTCCCGAAAAAGTTAAAGAAGGTGCAGCTGTCACAAAAGCCGCATTGGAATTATTGAAGCAACTAAAGTTTGCATTGGGATTAATAACAACAAAACTTTGATTGTTTTCTACCTCGCCTTCCAGTTCAAAAGGATTTTCGAAATAATATACAGTTCCTTTGAATTGTATAGACAATTTATAGCCCTGAAGGTTGACTTTGTGACCAGTCTTGTTGACAATTTCGTAAGCTTTGTTGTCACCGGTTCCCTCCAGATATTTTATGATTTGTAAATCTTTTGCAAAAACATCTGTTGTAAGCGTAGTCACATTCATCGTATTACTTTGAGGACTTTCCAGATAAGAACTGTCGTAAGCTTTGACTGTAAAATTATATGTTGTAGCCGGCGTTAAATGGTCGATAGAAATTGTTGTAGCTTTAGATTTAGCGACTAAAACTCCATCTTGGTAAATGTTATACCCCAAAACATCATTTTCCGGACTGGCCTGCCAGTTTAGATTAACAAAATAAGCCGAATTTCTTTCCAAAGAAAGTTGAGATGGTGCTGATGGCGCAATATTATCGGGCGTCTGATTCCAAATCAAACCAACCCATTCCGGATGATCGATAAAAGGATTTCTGTTTTTCTGAAGGTTAAAAACAGCATTATTTCTATCGATCTCTCGCTGAGAAACCGGGTCTAATTGATGCCAGAAAAGCAACATCGCAACATACCAGCTTTCGTAAGCTTTCTCTTCCGTTCCATCCAACGGGTTTTGATCCTTTGTAGGATCATTGGCATTGGTAGTGAAATTAAAACTGCCTAATTTCCCCTCATATCGCACGACATAATAAAGCAAACTTCTGGCAATATCACCTTTGAATTCGTCAATCGGCTCGTAAACTCTTCCGGTGTAAGTTGCGTTGGGTGTTCCGTTGGAAGCCTGTTTTGAACCATTTGTGAAATTATAGTAAGTTGTTGAGCCCGCTTTCCCATAAGGATAATTGCTTCTTAATTGATTGATCCTCGCATCAGTCGGAACTACAAAAAACAAATCAGAATACATCGGATAGGCACTATTGAAAGAGCTCTGTGGCATCATATGCTCACGATTCCAACCAAGGCCTTCTGCGTTTGCACTGCTGATTATGTTACTCAATGTATAATGATATGCCGTCGTCCCAGTTGGATTATTGGAATAGATATCTAATAAATAGGTTGAATTACTGGCATCGTAATCATAATATCTATCAATATCTGTCTGTCCATACAAGGTTTTCAAATCATCATAATGATAATTGTAAGTTTTGGTAGAGATGATATCGTGAAGCTTACTCTTCAAAGCATAACCAGAGAGGTTTTCTGTTCCAGAATAGTAACCTTCCGGAGCTTGCGCAGACAGAATGGCAGGAAAGGCAAAGATTGCGAATAAGTATTTTTTCAACATATCGATATTTTTAAATAGAGGGTCATAAAAGTATCATTTTTTTATAAGACTTTATTTATTTTTTTGAATTTGAATATTAATAATTATTTACAAACCAATACCAATAAAAAATCCCCTGCAAAAAAGGGGATTTAAATATCATTAATTAATTTCTGTTATTCTCCAGCAATAATATTATGAAGCGTCACTTTCAAACTTTCCAATTGTTCTTTTTTAGAATCCAATTTATCATAAGTATCTTTCAATAAAGGATTTTCACGTGTTGGAGAATTGAAGAAAGCCAAATTGTTTTCCAATTGTACCACTTCTGATTCCAAATCAGTGATTTGATTTTTGATTTTTCTCGCTTTGTCAGTTAATTGATTTTCAGTAAGATTCTCTTCTTTCAAATCAAACTCATTGATTCTGTTGAGTTTCAATTTCTCTCTTAAAGTTTTGTTGAACTCTGTATTGATGGACAATTTATCCTTAGGAACTTTCCCAATCGCATTCCAGGAATTTTTGATTGTTTCGATTTTTTCTACAGCACCTTCTTCATCACTCAGGGCTTTCAACTCTTCTAAAAGCGCTTTTTTGTTCTTATAGTTTTCTTTCCAGTTGTCGCCTGTAGCGTTATTTTTATCTCTGTAATTTTTGAAAAAAGTATTACAAGCATCACGGAAATCATCCCAAACTTTGTTCGCCTGACTTCTAGGAACGTGACCAATTTTCTTCCAATCTTCCTGCAGTTTTTTGAAAAGCGGAACTACGATATCCCAATCTTCAGAATTCATATTATCCTGTGCGGTTTTTATCAAACCTAATTTCTCTTCAAGATTATGAACCTGGGAGCCTTTCAAATTCTTATAAAAATCATTTTTAGCTGTATTAAAATCTCTCAGAGCCTGTTTAAAATCTGTCCAATTCTGGTTAGACAATTTTTTAGGAACTGGTCCTAATTTCAAGAACTCGGCACGCAAATCCTCTACTCTTTTTATTGCTTGTTGCCAAAAAGAATGATTGATATTTTGAGGAGCAGACAAGGTTTTCAATTCTTCGATAACTTTATTCTTTTTATCAAGGTTTTCCTGTTGTTCAGATTCCAGAACTGCAATCAATTCAGATTTTCTTTCGTGGATTTTATTGGAAATCTCTTTGAATTCTTCCCAAGTTTTTTCACGGAATTCTTCTGCAACCGGCTCAGCTTCTTCTTTCCAAAGTTTATGCAGATATTGTAACTCATTCAGAGCTTTTTGCACCACTTTTTCATCAAGTAATTCCTTTGCTCTTTCTATGATATGTTGTCTTTTTTCAAGGTTATGAGCAAACTCCTGCTCAAGATATTCCTTGTTCAAATCCAACATCTCATTGAACATTTTAAGATGATGAAAATAATTATTATTTAGATTTTTGAATTCGGATTTTGCAACCTGACCAGCATTTCCCCAAGCTTCCTTCACTTCTCTTATTGCTTTGAAAAGGTTAGTTCCCGGTTCAGAAGTTGTGTAAAGATTTTTTAATCTTTCAATGATTGTCAATCTTTCTTCGAGATTTTTTTGATGTTCGGCCTCCTGAGATTTGTGGAATTTGTCCTGCTTTTCTCTGTAAATATTCACTAGTGCAGACAATTTGGAAGATTGCGGATGATGGTTATCAAAATGTTCTTCAGGATTGCCCTGCTCCACATAATCGTGTTTTTTATCTTCGAGCTCGTCGGCAATTTTGTGATTCGCTTGCTCTCTCAAAGCATTGAATTGTTTAGAGAAATGATGCGCATCTTCTTTGTTGACGATGGTTTCCATTTCGGCTAAAGCTTCTTTCAAAGATAGGTTTGAAAAATTTTCTTCAGTAACTTCGATTTCCTGATGTTCATCGGCCGCAGTTTCTAATTCTGAATTTTGTTCTACCGTCTCTTCTTTTACTGATTGATTTTCAGCAGAATTGACATCAGAATTAAGATTTTCGTTCTCAGGATTTTCGTTTTCAATACTCATAACAAAGCAAATTAATTGACAATAACAACTTTTAAATGCACTAAATTAACTGTTTTTTACAGAAAACA encodes:
- a CDS encoding nucleoside-diphosphate kinase; its protein translation is MSGKITFTMIKPDAVADGHIGAILGKISEAGFKIKALKLTQLTVADAKKFYEVHAERPFYGELVDFMSSGPIVAAVLEKDNAVEDFRTTIGATNPAEAAEGTIRKLFARSIGENAVHGSDSDENAIIEAQFHFSGREIF
- the purF gene encoding amidophosphoribosyltransferase yields the protein MDLEFQKYSTLPKYAFQNRYEEFEDTKHLSKEEKDEHYPFDKMEEECGVFGLHSTETQDTFSLSQFGLFALQHRGQEACGIAVGNNGKILSVKDEGLVLDVFKSIEEPEKFMGSTVIGHTRYTTAGDKKKYNFQPFFAKNEYDQIILSIAHNGNLTNAKQLRKELEDEGVVFRATSDTEVILRLIQKNLDLGLRGAIKATMEKIEGAYSVVGITRNKFFAFRDFNGIRPLVLGAIDENTFVVASESCALDGVGAQYVRDILPGEIVYTSDNEEGLQSYLVKDDCVNKICAFEYIYFARPDSTLEGINVHEVREKSGMKIWEQAPVDADIVIGVPDSGVPAAIGFSKASGIPFRPVLIKNRYIGRSFIIPSQEMREHFVNLKLNPIVSEMKDKRVVIIDDSIVRGTTSKRLVKILKNAGVKEIHFRSVSPPIIAPCFLGIDTPTKDDLISANMNKEELRKYLDVDSLEFLSVDNLIQILGSPNHCFGCFTEKYPVKNPDELAFVDQGD
- the purC gene encoding phosphoribosylaminoimidazolesuccinocarboxamide synthase produces the protein MSQKKEMLYEGKAKQVFATDKPDEVVVRYKDDATAFNAQKRGQFDRKGELNNAISTLIFGYLIENGIPTHFISKLDDREQLVKKVDIIPLEMVVRNYVAGSMAQRLGVEEGLKSPVTIFDLCYKKDELGDPLINDHHAVFLGAATYEELNEMYALTDKINQLLIALFDRANVILVDFKIELGKTSDGKIVLADEISPDTCRLWDKDTMKKLDKDRFRRDLGEITEAYVEIYNRLQTALEK
- a CDS encoding SMUG2 DNA glycosylase family protein gives rise to the protein MTETFGQKVIDFNLNLKYSGLLPDGFQVLNPYLDNPETLQVMQQFYHKYYNDSEIRKFVIGINPSRHGAGVTGVPFTDTKRLKDICGIEMKSAYTHEISSVFIYDMIEAFGGAKLFYQNFYINSPFPLAIIRKTKENKWINANYYDDKTLFAMVKDFMIDSLKKHISLGIDTSKVFVLGKKNADFIHKLNYEAKLFDELKILEHPRFIQQYKSKEKQLYIDKYILTLNNLEK
- a CDS encoding endonuclease, whose protein sequence is MLKKYLFAIFAFPAILSAQAPEGYYSGTENLSGYALKSKLHDIISTKTYNYHYDDLKTLYGQTDIDRYYDYDASNSTYLLDIYSNNPTGTTAYHYTLSNIISSANAEGLGWNREHMMPQSSFNSAYPMYSDLFFVVPTDARINQLRSNYPYGKAGSTTYYNFTNGSKQASNGTPNATYTGRVYEPIDEFKGDIARSLLYYVVRYEGKLGSFNFTTNANDPTKDQNPLDGTEEKAYESWYVAMLLFWHQLDPVSQREIDRNNAVFNLQKNRNPFIDHPEWVGLIWNQTPDNIAPSAPSQLSLERNSAYFVNLNWQASPENDVLGYNIYQDGVLVAKSKATTISIDHLTPATTYNFTVKAYDSSYLESPQSNTMNVTTLTTDVFAKDLQIIKYLEGTGDNKAYEIVNKTGHKVNLQGYKLSIQFKGTVYYFENPFELEGEVENNQSFVVINPNANFSCFNNSNAAFVTAAPSLTFSGSNYVDLSYKSTTIDAIGVKGQDNSNANKSLYRKSEITNPTATFDMNEWLSYASDYCQGLGVLGINDIANRTFDFNIYPNPVGNQLNVNGEISKAKSAKIYDLSGKLIKEISSPFVNQKSIDVQSLLPNTYILNIDGKSVKFIKR
- a CDS encoding DUF349 domain-containing protein → MSIENENPENENLNSDVNSAENQSVKEETVEQNSELETAADEHQEIEVTEENFSNLSLKEALAEMETIVNKEDAHHFSKQFNALREQANHKIADELEDKKHDYVEQGNPEEHFDNHHPQSSKLSALVNIYREKQDKFHKSQEAEHQKNLEERLTIIERLKNLYTTSEPGTNLFKAIREVKEAWGNAGQVAKSEFKNLNNNYFHHLKMFNEMLDLNKEYLEQEFAHNLEKRQHIIERAKELLDEKVVQKALNELQYLHKLWKEEAEPVAEEFREKTWEEFKEISNKIHERKSELIAVLESEQQENLDKKNKVIEELKTLSAPQNINHSFWQQAIKRVEDLRAEFLKLGPVPKKLSNQNWTDFKQALRDFNTAKNDFYKNLKGSQVHNLEEKLGLIKTAQDNMNSEDWDIVVPLFKKLQEDWKKIGHVPRSQANKVWDDFRDACNTFFKNYRDKNNATGDNWKENYKNKKALLEELKALSDEEGAVEKIETIKNSWNAIGKVPKDKLSINTEFNKTLREKLKLNRINEFDLKEENLTENQLTDKARKIKNQITDLESEVVQLENNLAFFNSPTRENPLLKDTYDKLDSKKEQLESLKVTLHNIIAGE